Proteins encoded together in one bacterium window:
- a CDS encoding T9SS type A sorting domain-containing protein, translating into MKNTGIILLTVFSIAICAHAQLTITSSTPANFATGVALTTTVSFTFSAALDTTIRYESGYPVGISGPEDDSLIVTGASISGDLRTVSIQVMQRPTTDYVWMVTGARSQSGQDLQIPYMLNYTTSTSYGVRTVSGTVTYPLGNANRAVAGLLNRRIFEDNGRLLIGTNVSTANSYSISNVRSGVFWPVCAIDLNSDGEIDPDLGDAIGFYDPNQDGIPDSIVVGQSNLTNINMTLIVWQPLRARDRLPVVQSLARQFAADAVLKVISTSGETNPNGTCDSWIYMFHSPQRQRNFIVFASSQMTAIDTVESPEFPLEMITIPVNCIDSDSAMAIAERNGGATFRMNNPNASIEMLAGNFFWMMPTDPTRIVWMISYDSPEQDESLTIILDIVTGQVIPVTATPEPIVAKPTTYRILSNYPNPFNAETTIRYQVPATGKVTLEIYNSMGQRIRSLVSAVKPAGKYEAKFNGNGLSSGVYVVRMSTGKSVYQSKMMLIK; encoded by the coding sequence GTGAAAAACACAGGAATCATTTTGCTGACGGTGTTCTCAATAGCAATATGTGCTCATGCACAGCTTACCATCACATCCAGCACACCAGCAAACTTCGCAACAGGTGTGGCACTAACAACAACCGTATCCTTTACATTCAGCGCCGCATTGGATACGACGATTCGTTACGAATCAGGTTACCCAGTCGGCATTTCCGGTCCCGAAGACGATTCACTCATTGTAACCGGAGCATCGATTTCCGGCGATCTTAGAACCGTTTCGATCCAAGTAATGCAACGTCCAACCACCGATTATGTTTGGATGGTAACGGGAGCTCGCTCACAAAGCGGTCAAGACTTGCAAATCCCGTATATGCTCAACTACACAACTTCTACTTCCTATGGTGTTAGAACCGTATCCGGAACAGTTACTTATCCATTAGGTAATGCAAACCGTGCCGTAGCTGGATTGTTAAACCGACGGATCTTTGAGGATAATGGCAGACTTCTCATTGGAACAAATGTTTCTACTGCCAACAGCTATTCAATATCGAATGTGCGATCCGGGGTATTTTGGCCGGTATGCGCGATTGATCTAAACAGTGATGGTGAGATCGATCCTGATCTTGGCGATGCCATTGGTTTTTACGATCCGAATCAAGATGGTATTCCCGATAGTATCGTCGTCGGTCAATCCAATCTAACCAATATTAACATGACACTGATTGTTTGGCAACCGCTCCGCGCACGGGATCGTTTACCGGTAGTTCAGAGTCTTGCAAGGCAATTCGCTGCAGATGCTGTACTTAAAGTTATTAGCACCAGTGGTGAAACAAATCCTAATGGTACATGCGATTCATGGATTTATATGTTTCATTCGCCGCAACGGCAACGAAATTTCATTGTGTTTGCCTCTTCGCAAATGACTGCCATCGACACCGTAGAATCACCGGAGTTTCCACTGGAGATGATAACGATTCCGGTAAATTGTATCGATAGTGATTCGGCTATGGCAATAGCGGAACGTAATGGTGGGGCGACATTCAGAATGAACAATCCAAATGCCAGTATTGAAATGTTGGCAGGTAACTTTTTCTGGATGATGCCGACCGATCCAACTCGCATCGTATGGATGATTAGTTATGACAGTCCTGAACAAGATGAATCATTAACAATAATTTTGGATATTGTTACCGGACAGGTGATTCCGGTTACTGCCACACCCGAACCGATTGTTGCGAAGCCAACTACTTATCGGATTCTTTCCAACTATCCCAATCCGTTTAATGCCGAGACCACCATTCGTTATCAAGTTCCAGCAACCGGGAAAGTCACTCTTGAGATATACAATTCGATGGGACAACGAATTCGTTCACTTGTCTCCGCAGTAAAGCCTGCCGGAAAGTATGAAGCGAAATTCAACGGAAATGGCCTTTCCAGCGGAGTCTATGTCGTACGAATGAGTACCGGAAAGAGTGTTTACCAATCGAAGATGATGTTGATAAAGTAA